A genomic segment from Pradoshia eiseniae encodes:
- the qoxC gene encoding cytochrome aa3 quinol oxidase subunit III, with translation MKLDASQPLEYRTEENQLKILGFWIFLGAEIVLFATLFTVYFVLENGTGNGPTGKDIFQISGVLWETFILLSSSFTIGIAIHAMRMGMKKAMMTMMTITLLLGLAFLGIEIYEFFHYVHAGAAITTSGFTSALLTLLGTHGAHVTFGLFWGLAILLQVKKHGLNTHTANKSFIFSLYWHFLDVVWIFIFSFVYLKGLM, from the coding sequence ATGAAGCTAGATGCCTCACAACCATTAGAATATAGAACAGAGGAGAATCAGCTGAAAATCTTAGGATTCTGGATTTTCCTAGGAGCCGAAATTGTTCTCTTCGCCACCCTATTTACCGTCTATTTCGTTTTGGAAAATGGAACTGGTAATGGTCCGACTGGAAAGGATATCTTCCAAATCTCCGGCGTACTTTGGGAAACCTTTATCTTATTATCTTCAAGCTTCACGATTGGCATCGCGATTCATGCGATGCGCATGGGCATGAAGAAGGCCATGATGACGATGATGACCATCACCCTATTGCTTGGTCTAGCCTTCCTTGGCATTGAGATCTATGAGTTCTTCCATTATGTGCATGCAGGTGCAGCCATCACGACAAGCGGGTTCACTTCTGCATTATTGACCTTGCTTGGAACCCACGGAGCTCACGTAACATTTGGTCTGTTCTGGGGACTTGCAATCTTGCTTCAGGTGAAAAAGCATGGCCTTAATACTCATACAGCCAATAAATCCTTTATCTTCTCACTTTATTGGCATTTCTTAGACGTCGTTTGGATCTTCATCTTCAGCTTCGTCTACTTGAAAGGACTGATGTAA
- the qoxD gene encoding cytochrome aa3 quinol oxidase subunit IV, which yields MAKLFPKEHIIGFLSSIALTIAALMVLYLDVSFAVKMTILLVTAGLQASLQLILFMHIGESKEKGTLYTNIIYALFVAVVTIFGSLFVLVWDWY from the coding sequence ATGGCAAAGTTATTTCCTAAAGAGCATATTATCGGCTTCTTATCATCAATCGCTCTGACGATAGCTGCATTAATGGTTCTATACCTTGATGTATCCTTCGCAGTCAAAATGACAATCTTGCTCGTTACAGCCGGACTTCAAGCCAGCCTGCAGCTTATCCTGTTCATGCATATTGGCGAGTCTAAGGAAAAAGGCACATTGTATACGAATATCATTTATGCCTTATTCGTTGCTGTTGTAACGATTTTCGGATCCCTATTCGTATTAGTATGGGACTGGTATTAA
- a CDS encoding uroporphyrinogen-III synthase — protein MKKLEGKTIAILGSRKLEEMSTVIRNLGGEPHIRPAQGTVYLDQSQLKDDIYRILEHQYDWGIFTTGIGLDTLYKAACDLGEGEAFIAALKNMKIAARGYKTVNMLKKLGLTVVVRDDDGSTKGLVRMMKEYPLKGCKVALQLHGDPAPLLIEWLDEEQAHYKEILPYIHTPPEKEVMEQLLSELLGDKVDAAFFTSTPQVRHLIAYAEVKGCLDDLMQAFEGRVIALAVGKVTAQALREAGIERVIFPENERMGSAIVELGNYYHSKKDI, from the coding sequence TTGAAGAAGCTAGAGGGAAAAACAATAGCAATATTGGGGTCTAGAAAACTGGAGGAAATGAGTACAGTCATCCGCAATCTTGGGGGTGAGCCGCATATTCGTCCAGCTCAAGGGACGGTCTATCTCGACCAATCCCAGCTAAAGGATGATATCTATCGAATACTCGAACATCAGTATGATTGGGGCATCTTCACAACGGGGATTGGACTAGATACTTTATATAAAGCTGCTTGTGACCTTGGAGAAGGAGAAGCTTTCATTGCAGCTTTAAAAAACATGAAAATCGCAGCCAGAGGCTATAAGACAGTCAATATGCTAAAAAAGCTCGGTCTCACTGTGGTTGTCCGCGATGATGATGGCAGTACAAAAGGCCTGGTGCGAATGATGAAGGAGTATCCCTTGAAAGGCTGTAAGGTAGCCTTGCAGCTACATGGAGATCCGGCGCCGCTTTTAATTGAGTGGCTTGATGAGGAGCAGGCTCATTATAAAGAAATTTTGCCTTATATTCACACACCGCCAGAAAAGGAAGTGATGGAGCAATTGCTTAGTGAACTGCTTGGCGATAAGGTTGATGCCGCTTTTTTCACGAGCACACCGCAAGTACGCCATCTCATTGCGTATGCAGAAGTGAAGGGTTGTTTGGATGATCTGATGCAAGCTTTTGAAGGTCGGGTGATTGCGCTTGCAGTAGGAAAGGTAACTGCCCAAGCCTTACGGGAAGCAGGCATTGAGAGAGTTATTTTCCCTGAAAATGAACGAATGGGCAGTGCCATCGTCGAGTTGGGAAACTATTATCATAGCAAAAAGGACATCTGA
- a CDS encoding TRM11 family SAM-dependent methyltransferase, with protein MITYLYTYACSQEEEPLCQMEMRALFGRNAGPYLMMSTERIEPDRSPFIRERIEVMFEGETYQSIVEQVANVDLGEETFKVHLIKDNDLDVKLSFKERRKIEREIGLSVNGIAELDHPKYVFAVIPYRGRWYFGRYKKGEAVWLKHQQKPREYSTALSTRMARAVVNIAIPEIEGIRAIDPCCGIGNVLVEALSMGINITGRDIKPLPAIGARENIAHFGYECEVVRGAIEEVTEHYDSAIIDLPYNLCHTASPVEQLSILSHANRIADRIVVVSGEPIDAMIEQSGLIIKDRCEAKKPGFTREILLCESSFIQSKNE; from the coding sequence TTGATAACTTATCTATATACGTATGCATGCAGTCAGGAGGAAGAGCCGCTCTGCCAAATGGAGATGAGAGCCTTGTTTGGACGTAATGCTGGTCCTTATCTCATGATGAGCACGGAGAGAATTGAACCGGATAGAAGCCCGTTTATCCGAGAGCGAATTGAGGTTATGTTTGAGGGAGAGACCTATCAATCAATAGTTGAGCAAGTGGCGAATGTGGACCTTGGAGAGGAAACATTCAAAGTCCATCTCATTAAAGATAATGACCTCGATGTAAAGCTCTCCTTCAAAGAAAGGCGGAAGATTGAAAGGGAGATTGGTCTTTCCGTTAACGGTATAGCTGAATTGGACCATCCAAAGTATGTATTTGCGGTCATTCCATATAGAGGGCGCTGGTATTTTGGGCGCTATAAGAAGGGGGAGGCGGTTTGGCTAAAGCATCAGCAAAAACCTAGGGAATATTCAACAGCTCTCAGCACAAGGATGGCAAGGGCAGTTGTGAATATTGCCATCCCGGAAATAGAAGGTATTAGAGCGATTGACCCATGCTGCGGAATAGGGAATGTCCTAGTTGAGGCGCTATCGATGGGGATTAATATAACGGGCAGGGATATCAAACCATTGCCAGCGATTGGGGCAAGAGAGAATATCGCTCATTTTGGGTATGAATGTGAAGTGGTTAGAGGAGCTATTGAGGAAGTGACTGAGCATTATGATTCAGCCATTATTGATTTGCCTTATAATCTATGCCATACGGCTTCACCTGTGGAACAACTCTCGATATTAAGCCATGCCAACCGAATTGCAGATCGAATAGTAGTCGTGAGCGGTGAGCCGATTGATGCGATGATTGAGCAGTCCGGACTGATTATTAAGGATCGTTGTGAGGCGAAAAAGCCAGGGTTTACACGAGAGATTCTCTTATGTGAGAGTTCATTTATTCAGTCAAAGAATGAATGA
- a CDS encoding glycerol-3-phosphate responsive antiterminator has translation MKIVDMVESQLIASIKEEKDIQKAIDSRANIAFLLTGNLMNIPDMILELKSNGMYVFIHLDFIEGLSNTKSALQFIAKAWKPTGIITTKSNVVKLAREEGLMTIQRIFLIDRAAVQKGIENIRSCKPDAVEVLPGLMPKIIDDLSRKIKLPLIVGGLISEEAEILSALKAGALAVSSGNPAMWHFDL, from the coding sequence ATGAAAATAGTAGATATGGTTGAGTCACAATTAATTGCCAGTATTAAAGAGGAAAAAGATATCCAAAAGGCCATAGACAGCCGAGCGAATATTGCCTTTTTATTAACTGGCAATCTCATGAATATACCAGATATGATTTTAGAGCTGAAGTCAAATGGCATGTATGTATTCATCCATCTCGATTTCATTGAGGGACTATCCAATACGAAAAGCGCTCTTCAATTTATTGCGAAGGCCTGGAAGCCAACAGGCATCATCACAACCAAAAGCAATGTTGTTAAATTAGCGAGGGAAGAAGGCCTGATGACCATCCAGCGCATTTTCTTAATAGACCGTGCTGCCGTGCAAAAAGGGATCGAGAACATTCGCTCCTGCAAGCCGGATGCAGTTGAAGTTTTACCTGGATTAATGCCCAAAATCATTGATGACCTCTCTCGTAAAATCAAGCTGCCGCTCATTGTCGGAGGATTAATCAGCGAGGAGGCTGAAATATTATCCGCTCTCAAGGCGGGTGCGCTGGCTGTCTCTTCTGGAAATCCCGCCATGTGGCATTTTGATTTATAA
- a CDS encoding HAD-IIA family hydrolase, producing the protein MRGYIFDLDGTVYLDDKLIEGAKEAITELQNRGDQVVFLTNKSIATRMQYVEKLRELGIPVELNQVINSNYITAKYLQERLNEKEAVLVIGEQPLIDELTEMGIRITEDEKEACYVVVGWDRNFTYEKINKAYQAWLNKAKIIATNPDRTCPVDGGEIPDCGAMIGALEGATGQPIDSITGKPSRLMAEFVVTDVLMMNPADCYMIGDRLETDIKMGNEFGLKSVLVLTGITTREMLASTSYTPSYIVDSIKHVPAL; encoded by the coding sequence ATGAGAGGGTATATTTTTGATTTGGATGGTACAGTTTATCTGGATGATAAATTGATTGAGGGAGCGAAAGAGGCCATAACTGAGCTGCAAAATCGCGGGGATCAAGTTGTTTTTTTGACGAATAAATCGATTGCTACAAGAATGCAATACGTAGAGAAATTACGGGAGCTGGGAATCCCTGTCGAGCTCAATCAAGTGATTAATTCTAACTATATTACAGCCAAGTATTTGCAGGAAAGGTTAAATGAAAAAGAGGCCGTGCTCGTTATTGGTGAACAGCCTTTAATTGATGAACTCACCGAAATGGGGATTCGAATAACAGAGGATGAAAAAGAGGCCTGTTATGTTGTCGTTGGCTGGGACCGGAATTTCACCTATGAGAAAATTAACAAAGCCTATCAAGCTTGGTTGAATAAAGCGAAAATCATTGCAACGAATCCGGACCGAACCTGTCCAGTGGATGGCGGAGAAATCCCGGATTGCGGTGCCATGATTGGCGCCCTTGAAGGAGCCACAGGACAGCCTATTGATTCTATCACTGGAAAGCCGTCCCGGCTCATGGCGGAATTCGTCGTAACAGACGTCTTGATGATGAATCCTGCTGATTGCTATATGATTGGTGACCGGCTTGAAACAGATATTAAGATGGGGAATGAATTCGGATTGAAATCAGTGCTCGTTTTGACCGGTATCACAACGAGAGAAATGCTGGCTAGCACATCCTATACGCCGTCCTATATCGTTGATAGCATTAAACATGTTCCAGCTTTATAA
- a CDS encoding ABC transporter permease: protein MKKGKRAFNGLTLVRVLIYLFFGLFLILPLLSVFLVSFTGQPVNLLGSLSDPAIFDSTIEKFKGVSLDAYQSIITSKGYFNSLVNSLQLAITVAVLVILICVPIAYGIARTTMPFKRTISALCTIPLIVPTFISAYAFILMFGRSGWITAIYQKLGGEGMLIDPYSMAGIVIVQVFFFFPYALWPMVAAFKVSDITLEEASLNLGAKNWFTFAFVTFPLALPGIISSALLIFTVSFSDFGTPIILAPKELNLLVVEAYREIAGFYNWGGAAILTVVMVLVAAFFFWLQTLLTKGRNYGSVSGKPKMQRLNSHSGLTKALSGYSILIVLVPFLAMISIVIQSFATTWGKDFLPNGYTLKHYQTIFTSSLGNIQNSLILAFGALVLSVVIATFVSYFVVRQNAAKLDFVTNIPLIVPGIAFGIALIQTFNTAPLQLTGTALLLIIAYTIRRLPYMIRSTMGSMRAIKQDIEEAAINLGATPLTAAITIIGPLMLPGIAAGSLLVFITVIKETSISILIAPAEWAPMSLAIFQNILRGEYYTAAAMSVILVILVLFLQAVANRLSKND from the coding sequence ATGAAAAAGGGGAAACGAGCATTTAATGGCCTTACACTTGTAAGAGTACTCATCTATTTGTTTTTTGGCTTATTTTTAATCCTGCCTTTACTGTCAGTCTTTTTGGTCAGCTTTACGGGGCAGCCTGTCAATCTATTGGGCTCGTTATCGGACCCGGCCATTTTTGACTCTACGATTGAGAAGTTTAAAGGAGTTTCATTAGATGCGTATCAGAGCATTATTACAAGTAAAGGATATTTTAATAGTCTCGTTAACAGTTTACAGCTTGCTATCACAGTTGCTGTACTGGTCATTCTGATTTGCGTTCCGATTGCTTATGGTATCGCAAGAACGACTATGCCATTTAAGAGGACGATTTCTGCGTTATGTACGATACCTCTTATCGTACCGACATTTATCTCGGCTTATGCTTTTATTCTGATGTTCGGAAGGTCCGGATGGATAACGGCCATTTATCAGAAGCTTGGCGGCGAGGGAATGCTCATTGATCCATACTCCATGGCAGGCATCGTCATTGTGCAGGTGTTCTTCTTCTTCCCATATGCTTTATGGCCAATGGTGGCGGCTTTTAAGGTGAGTGATATCACTCTTGAGGAGGCTTCTCTTAACTTAGGGGCTAAAAATTGGTTTACGTTTGCATTTGTGACATTCCCGCTTGCATTGCCAGGCATCATTTCAAGTGCCTTATTGATTTTTACTGTCAGTTTCTCTGACTTTGGAACACCAATCATTCTGGCACCAAAAGAACTTAATCTTTTGGTTGTGGAGGCTTATCGTGAGATAGCAGGGTTCTATAATTGGGGCGGAGCAGCGATATTGACGGTTGTTATGGTTTTGGTAGCGGCCTTCTTCTTCTGGCTGCAGACATTACTGACCAAAGGACGGAATTATGGGTCCGTTTCTGGGAAGCCGAAAATGCAGCGCTTGAATAGTCATAGCGGATTAACAAAAGCCCTTTCTGGCTATAGCATCCTTATCGTGCTGGTGCCATTTTTAGCAATGATATCAATTGTTATTCAGTCATTCGCGACAACTTGGGGAAAGGATTTCCTGCCCAACGGATATACGTTAAAGCACTATCAAACCATTTTTACTAGTTCACTTGGGAATATCCAGAATAGCTTAATTCTTGCATTTGGGGCTTTAGTGTTAAGTGTGGTTATAGCGACCTTTGTCTCGTATTTCGTCGTTCGCCAAAATGCAGCTAAGCTGGATTTTGTTACAAATATCCCTTTGATTGTTCCAGGCATTGCCTTTGGGATTGCCTTGATTCAAACATTCAATACGGCTCCTTTGCAATTGACAGGTACAGCTCTTCTTTTAATCATTGCCTATACGATTAGAAGATTGCCTTATATGATCAGGTCCACGATGGGATCTATGAGAGCGATCAAGCAGGACATTGAAGAGGCGGCCATTAATCTTGGAGCAACTCCACTGACAGCTGCCATTACGATTATTGGGCCCTTGATGCTTCCGGGGATTGCAGCTGGCTCCCTGCTCGTTTTCATCACAGTTATTAAAGAGACTTCCATCTCTATTCTTATCGCTCCGGCAGAATGGGCGCCTATGAGCTTGGCAATATTTCAAAATATTCTCCGAGGAGAGTATTATACAGCAGCAGCTATGTCTGTCATCCTGGTCATTTTAGTCTTATTTTTACAAGCAGTGGCAAACCGCTTATCAAAAAATGATTGA
- a CDS encoding ABC transporter ATP-binding protein: MGAVTVHQLNKEFSGVKALNNVNLEIEEGEFFALLGPSGCGKTTTMRCIAGFEDPTSGTITIGNEQVNHIPPNRRNCGMVFQSYALFPHMNVFENVAYSLNIKQLNEKNVLAKMGVYARLLNRRLGRMPKDMERKVMEILEYMELDQYAERLTSELSGGQQQRVALGRALVMEPAVLLMDEPLSNLDQKLRHSMRNTIRRIQQDLGITTIFVTHDQEEAMSMADRVAVMNNGEVMQIGKPTDLYSHPSTSFIANFVGTSNSLHVNSAIQDGEYTILKGDGFTLKTLHQSKDNGTAIIRPESIQIHHRDTEMNSDSMNILEGEILISTYLGSIVRYEVKFANHQLIVDATYASGESILKPGTKVKLAIDPERVLVI; this comes from the coding sequence ATGGGAGCCGTTACAGTCCATCAGTTGAATAAAGAGTTTTCTGGGGTTAAGGCACTGAACAATGTCAATCTTGAGATCGAAGAGGGCGAATTTTTTGCCCTCCTCGGCCCATCGGGATGCGGAAAGACAACCACGATGAGATGCATTGCAGGCTTTGAGGATCCTACATCAGGGACTATTACAATCGGGAATGAGCAGGTCAATCATATTCCGCCGAATAGACGGAATTGCGGAATGGTCTTTCAGAGCTATGCACTTTTTCCTCATATGAATGTTTTTGAAAATGTAGCATATAGCCTTAATATTAAGCAATTGAATGAAAAAAATGTGCTGGCCAAGATGGGTGTCTATGCGCGTCTTCTCAATAGAAGGCTTGGCCGCATGCCGAAGGATATGGAACGGAAGGTCATGGAGATATTGGAATATATGGAGCTTGACCAATATGCTGAAAGGCTGACGAGTGAGCTTTCAGGAGGACAGCAGCAGCGTGTGGCATTGGGCCGCGCCCTTGTCATGGAACCGGCTGTTCTGTTGATGGATGAACCGCTTTCGAATCTAGACCAGAAGCTCCGGCATTCGATGAGAAATACCATTAGGAGGATTCAGCAGGACTTAGGAATCACTACTATTTTTGTCACGCATGATCAGGAGGAAGCGATGAGCATGGCCGATCGTGTGGCTGTTATGAATAATGGGGAAGTTATGCAAATAGGGAAGCCAACTGATTTATATAGTCATCCTTCCACTTCTTTTATTGCTAATTTCGTAGGCACGTCCAATAGTCTGCATGTGAACTCAGCTATCCAAGACGGAGAGTACACGATCTTAAAAGGAGATGGATTCACATTAAAAACACTCCATCAGAGCAAGGATAACGGGACGGCTATCATTCGTCCTGAAAGCATTCAAATTCACCATAGGGATACAGAAATGAATTCTGATTCCATGAATATATTAGAAGGTGAGATCTTAATCTCTACATATCTAGGGTCCATCGTACGTTACGAGGTGAAGTTCGCGAACCATCAATTGATTGTGGATGCCACCTATGCCTCAGGTGAGAGTATCCTGAAGCCCGGAACAAAGGTTAAGCTGGCCATAGATCCTGAAAGGGTGCTGGTCATATGA
- a CDS encoding ABC transporter substrate-binding protein — MAKYHWKKPLLALGLIGGLLAGCAGEESSGGNGGGSSDGPGNITLYSPETPDFTKELASKFEEVNGGKVDVQYAGTNILVNRMMAEKDNPQGDVWYGGGGILTFEANADKGIIGAYMPDEAKDWEVVEDGIKLKHEDDKYVGVEVFVLGFAYNTELVKKEEAPKTWDDLLDPKWKGKIQFANPAASGTSTLMVLNQMMQRGESEGWEYMEKLVDQANSMPDSGSAPTKAVAMGEAHIAVGFDFMAYEAQAKGETVDFVVPDKTPILVNPISMVEGAPNEKGAKEFMDFMLSKDAQQILADWYHIPINPDVESKTPLTLENVKSHAVDLDIDWVNKNYDKVRNEWKEKFQ, encoded by the coding sequence GTGGCAAAGTATCATTGGAAAAAGCCATTATTAGCTCTAGGTTTGATTGGGGGACTGCTGGCAGGCTGTGCAGGGGAAGAAAGCTCGGGTGGTAATGGCGGAGGATCATCGGATGGTCCAGGGAATATTACCTTGTATTCGCCAGAGACGCCTGACTTTACAAAAGAGCTTGCTTCTAAGTTTGAAGAGGTCAATGGCGGTAAGGTGGACGTCCAGTACGCTGGGACGAACATCTTGGTTAATCGGATGATGGCTGAAAAGGATAATCCGCAAGGTGACGTATGGTACGGAGGCGGAGGGATTCTGACGTTTGAAGCTAATGCTGATAAAGGTATTATTGGTGCTTATATGCCTGATGAAGCTAAGGATTGGGAAGTGGTTGAAGATGGCATAAAGCTCAAGCATGAGGATGATAAGTATGTTGGAGTCGAGGTTTTCGTCCTGGGCTTTGCTTATAATACGGAATTGGTGAAGAAAGAGGAAGCGCCAAAGACTTGGGATGATTTGCTCGATCCTAAATGGAAAGGGAAAATCCAATTCGCCAATCCTGCTGCATCGGGAACCTCTACCTTAATGGTATTGAACCAAATGATGCAGCGCGGCGAGTCAGAGGGCTGGGAGTATATGGAGAAGTTAGTTGATCAAGCGAACTCCATGCCGGATTCGGGTTCTGCCCCTACAAAGGCAGTGGCGATGGGAGAAGCCCATATCGCAGTCGGCTTTGACTTTATGGCATATGAAGCACAGGCAAAAGGGGAAACAGTTGATTTCGTCGTTCCGGATAAAACGCCTATTCTAGTCAATCCAATCTCAATGGTGGAAGGTGCTCCAAATGAAAAGGGAGCAAAGGAATTTATGGATTTCATGTTATCTAAGGATGCCCAGCAAATTCTTGCTGATTGGTATCACATTCCGATTAACCCGGATGTAGAATCCAAAACACCGCTGACACTTGAGAACGTAAAATCTCATGCCGTTGATTTAGATATCGATTGGGTGAATAAGAATTATGACAAAGTCAGAAATGAATGGAAAGAGAAATTCCAGTAA
- a CDS encoding carbon starvation CstA family protein, which produces MITFLLAVALLVLAYFTYGKYVEKVFGPKNDRLTPAYSNQDGVDYVPMGKQKNAMIQLLNIAGTGPIFGPIMGALYGPVAFLWIVLGAIFAGAVHDYLTGMISIRNRGAHIPELAGKFLGKLSKHLVNAFALLLLLLVGTVFVTTPASLLHALMDGKVALGILIGAIFLYYFLSTVLPIDKIIGRLYPYFGATLLIGTLGVGGSLLLSDYSIPELTLTNLHPADLPIFPILFLTITCGALSGFHATQSPIISRTTQKEKQGRYIFYGMMIAEAIIAMIWAAAAMSLFDGQNLQTLINEGTASLVVNEVSMTLLGAVGGTIAVLGAVVLPITSGDTAFRAARSIIADYLNINQSKLAKRLAIALPLFALSFLLTKIDFNILWRYFSFANQGTSALALWIATMYLLVKGKNYFISLIPALFITDMVATYILFDAKLGFGLSYSASHIGGMIITALIAVAFFVKAKKNKADGLQVDLEEEDAPKNNRDGLKRAGV; this is translated from the coding sequence ATGATTACATTTTTGCTAGCGGTTGCTTTGCTTGTCCTTGCCTATTTCACGTACGGGAAATATGTAGAAAAAGTATTTGGTCCGAAAAATGATAGGCTGACACCAGCTTACTCCAATCAGGACGGCGTGGATTATGTACCGATGGGCAAACAAAAGAACGCAATGATTCAATTATTAAATATAGCTGGGACGGGTCCAATATTCGGGCCAATCATGGGGGCTTTATATGGACCGGTCGCATTTTTGTGGATTGTATTAGGTGCCATTTTTGCTGGTGCGGTACATGATTATTTAACAGGGATGATTTCAATCCGCAACCGCGGTGCACATATCCCTGAGCTAGCCGGCAAATTTTTAGGAAAGCTATCGAAGCATCTTGTAAACGCTTTCGCCTTATTGCTGTTGCTGTTAGTAGGTACCGTGTTTGTCACTACTCCAGCTTCTTTATTACATGCATTGATGGATGGAAAAGTGGCTTTAGGCATTCTCATCGGAGCTATCTTCCTTTATTACTTCTTATCAACGGTGTTGCCAATTGATAAAATTATCGGCCGTCTCTATCCTTATTTCGGGGCTACCTTATTAATTGGAACACTCGGGGTTGGAGGGTCCTTGCTGTTATCAGACTATTCTATTCCTGAATTGACATTAACTAATCTGCATCCAGCAGATTTACCGATTTTCCCGATTCTTTTCTTAACTATCACATGCGGTGCCTTATCTGGCTTCCATGCCACACAGTCACCTATCATCTCTAGAACAACACAAAAAGAAAAACAGGGCCGTTACATCTTTTACGGTATGATGATTGCTGAAGCTATTATCGCCATGATTTGGGCGGCAGCAGCCATGAGCTTATTCGATGGACAAAATCTGCAGACACTAATCAATGAGGGTACTGCCTCATTAGTTGTAAACGAAGTGTCGATGACATTATTAGGAGCAGTAGGCGGAACAATAGCAGTTTTAGGGGCGGTCGTTCTTCCGATCACTTCTGGGGATACAGCTTTCCGTGCGGCTCGCTCTATTATCGCTGATTATCTAAACATCAATCAGTCTAAGCTAGCAAAACGTCTAGCCATCGCACTGCCGCTATTCGCTCTTTCTTTCTTATTAACAAAAATCGATTTCAATATCCTATGGCGTTATTTCTCATTCGCAAACCAAGGGACTTCAGCCCTGGCATTATGGATTGCTACGATGTATTTATTAGTCAAAGGGAAAAATTATTTTATAAGTTTAATTCCAGCGCTCTTCATTACCGATATGGTCGCAACCTACATCCTATTTGACGCGAAGCTTGGTTTCGGATTATCCTACAGCGCATCTCATATCGGCGGAATGATCATCACAGCCCTTATCGCTGTTGCCTTCTTTGTAAAAGCAAAGAAGAACAAAGCGGATGGACTGCAGGTAGACCTCGAGGAAGAAGATGCACCAAAAAACAATCGCGATGGATTAAAACGGGCTGGTGTCTAA